In one Molothrus ater isolate BHLD 08-10-18 breed brown headed cowbird chromosome 6, BPBGC_Mater_1.1, whole genome shotgun sequence genomic region, the following are encoded:
- the SLC25A47 gene encoding solute carrier family 25 member 47 isoform X1, with product MDFIAGAIGGGLSTAVGYPLDTVKVRIQTENHYRGFWHCVQETYRTEKVRGFYKGVTASALAVSVVSAVSFGTYKNFLGALCKLRYGAADAKPSKLDVSLAGAAAGAARVVLTNPSEVAKVRMQTQRNPCPSTTHQPVSKPKYQGSLHCLKVIVKEEGFGGLYKGCSALLCRDCSASAVYFLSYSALCDWLTPDGRNKPGFLVVLLSGGFAGVLAWGFGTPMDVIKSRMQIDESDQHKYKGLIHCVRESVRKEGPKVLFKGLGLNCIRAFPVNMVVFVTYEGVLRFTDHYINKK from the exons ATGGATTTCATTGCTGGGGCCATCGGAG GTGGTCTAAGCACAGCTGTGGGTTATCCACTGGACACAGTAAAG GTGAGAATTCAGACTGAGAACCACTACAGAGGATTTTGGCACTGTGTTCAGGAAACATACAGGACAGAAAAG GTCCGGGGGTTTTACAAAGGGGTGACCGCCTCAGCCCTCGCTGTATCAGTGGTTTCCGCAGTTTCCTTTGGCACATACAAGAACTTCCTCGGCGCCCTCTGCAAGCTGCGCTACGGGGCTGCAGATGCCAAGCCGTCCAAGCTGGATGTTtctctggctggagctgctgccggcgctgcccgg GTTGTGTTGACAAACCCTAGTGAGGTGGCTAAAGTTCGGATGCAGACTCAGAGGAACCCATGCCCTTCCACCACACATCAGCCTGTTTCCAAGCCAAAGTACCAAGGGTCTCTGCACTGTCTGAAGGTTATTGTCAAGGAGGAAGGTTTTGGGGGTCTCTACAAGGGCTGTTCTGCATTACTCTGCAGGGATTGCTCTGCTTCTGCAGTatatttcctttcctattcTGCTCTGTGCGACTGGCTCACACCAGATGGGAGAAATAAACCAG GTTTCCTTGTTGTTCTGCTTTCTGGTGGTTTTGCTGGAGTCCTGGCCTGGGGATTCGGTACTCCCATGGATGTCATCAAATCACGCATGCAAATAGATGAATCGGACCAGCACAAGTACAAAGGCCTGATCCACTGTGTGAGGGAAAGTGTGAGAAAGGAGGGGCCAAAAGTGCTTTTCAAAGGACTGGGTTTAAACTGCATTCGTGCCTTTCCTGTGAACATGGTAGTGTTTGTAACATATGAAGGTGTACTGAGATTTACAGATCattatataaacaaaaaatag
- the SLC25A47 gene encoding solute carrier family 25 member 47 isoform X2: protein MQTQRNPCPSTTHQPVSKPKYQGSLHCLKVIVKEEGFGGLYKGCSALLCRDCSASAVYFLSYSALCDWLTPDGRNKPGFLVVLLSGGFAGVLAWGFGTPMDVIKSRMQIDESDQHKYKGLIHCVRESVRKEGPKVLFKGLGLNCIRAFPVNMVVFVTYEGVLRFTDHYINKK, encoded by the exons ATGCAGACTCAGAGGAACCCATGCCCTTCCACCACACATCAGCCTGTTTCCAAGCCAAAGTACCAAGGGTCTCTGCACTGTCTGAAGGTTATTGTCAAGGAGGAAGGTTTTGGGGGTCTCTACAAGGGCTGTTCTGCATTACTCTGCAGGGATTGCTCTGCTTCTGCAGTatatttcctttcctattcTGCTCTGTGCGACTGGCTCACACCAGATGGGAGAAATAAACCAG GTTTCCTTGTTGTTCTGCTTTCTGGTGGTTTTGCTGGAGTCCTGGCCTGGGGATTCGGTACTCCCATGGATGTCATCAAATCACGCATGCAAATAGATGAATCGGACCAGCACAAGTACAAAGGCCTGATCCACTGTGTGAGGGAAAGTGTGAGAAAGGAGGGGCCAAAAGTGCTTTTCAAAGGACTGGGTTTAAACTGCATTCGTGCCTTTCCTGTGAACATGGTAGTGTTTGTAACATATGAAGGTGTACTGAGATTTACAGATCattatataaacaaaaaatag